The following proteins come from a genomic window of Pichia kudriavzevii chromosome 1, complete sequence:
- a CDS encoding uncharacterized protein (PKUD0A10770; similar to Saccharomyces cerevisiae YOR241W (MET7); ancestral locus Anc_8.669) → MNTSSDVLPGATNLQSLPTQPSDMNRHTYKEAIHALNTLQSNFATIDAVRKSGINRNSMLMPEMIEWVRRIGYKPSDFNRLKVIHVTGTKGKGSTCAFVQSILNQYRVPIILPSSNSTGNTTNASISNTINDESDSYEKSRSKSVTSAAGDSTHSVDISKITKIGLYTSPHLKTVRERIMINGKAISEESFTKYFFEIWDRLDNSSSDPEIFPHMGEGVKPAYFRYLTLLSYHTFMSEGVDTAVYEVGVGGEYDSTNVFEAPTACGISALGIDHTVMLGNTIEEIAWNKSGIFKKGAACFSVPQPESAMKVIQARAVEKNVGSFQIVHTRSDLNEIKLGLNGEFQKQNASLAISLCHAHLTKLGYKIEIDTLSDEFIRGLENAKWPGRCQIIEDPVRKSELTWFIDGAHTEDSVRNGSGWFTTVTEKSKKKVLLFNQQTREPGVLLKTLFEQMENGGIKFDHVIFTTNVTWSTGAYSDDLVSINTDDKAVASLDVQTQMAQIYNKLDKKARKHLFHDIETSVNFIRTLEGPLDVFVCGSLHLVGGFLVVLDGKQKS, encoded by the coding sequence ATGAATACATCATCTGACGTTCTTCCTGGTGCCACAAACCTGCAATCTTTGCCAACTCAACCTTCGGATATGAATCGTCATACTTATAAGGAAGCCATCCATGCTTTAAATACCCTTCAGTCTAACTTTGCAACTATCGATGCGGTTAGAAAGTCGGGTATCAATAGAAATTCAATGCTGATGCCTGAAATGATTGAATGGGTCAGAAGGATCGGTTATAAACCAAGCGATTTTAACAGGTTAAAGGTCATCCACGTCACAGGTACTAAAGGGAAAGGTTCAACTTGTGCCTTTGTTCAAAGTATTTTGAATCAATATAGAGTTCCAATTATTCTACCATCATCCAACAGTACCGGCAATACAACTAATGCCAGTATATCTAACACTATCAATGATGAATCTGACAGCTATGAAAAGTCTCGATCTAAATCAGTCACTTCTGCTGCTGGTGATTCCACCCACTCAGTGgatatttccaaaattacCAAAATTGGCTTATACACTTCCCCACACCTGAAAACTGTTCGTGAGAGAATTATGATTAACGGTAAGGCAATTAGTGAAGAGTCATTCACCAAGTATTTTTTCGAAATTTGGGATAGATTGGAcaattcatcttcagatCCAGAAATTTTCCCTCATATGGGTGAAGGCGTTAAACCTGCGTATTTCCGTTACCTTACTCTTCTCTCATATCACACTTTTATGAGTGAAGGAGTTGACACTGCAGTCTATGaagttggtgttggtgGAGAATACGATTCTACTAATGTCTTTGAAGCTCCTACTGCATGTGGTATTTCTGCCTTGGGGATTGATCACACAGTTATGTTAGGTAATAcgattgaagaaattgctTGGAATAAAAGTGGCATTTTCAAGAAAGGTGCTGCTTGTTTCTCGGTTCCTCAACCAGAGTCGGCAATGAAGGTCATCCAAGCAAGGGctgttgagaaaaatgtAGGTAGTTTCCAAATCGTCCATACAAGATCCGAtttaaatgaaattaaatTGGGCTTAAATggtgaatttcaaaaacaaaatgcTTCCCTAGCAATAAGTCTATGTCATGCACATTTGACCAAACTAGGTTATAAAATCGAGATTGATACCCTATCTGATGAGTTTATTAGGGGGTTGGAGAATGCCAAATGGCCAGGTAGATGTCAAATAATTGAAGACCCCGTACGCAAATCAGAACTAACTTGGTTTATCGATGGTGCACATACTGAAGACTCTGTGCGGAATGGTTCTGGTTGGTTCACCACAGTCACGGAAAAgagcaagaagaaagttTTGTTATTTAACCAACAAACACGTGAGCCTGGCGTTTTATTGAAGACATTATTTGAACAGATGGAAAATGGTGGTATAAAGTTTGATCATGTCATCTTCACTACAAACGTTACTTGGTCCACTGGCGCCTATTCTGATGATTTGGTGTCAATTAATACTGACGATAAAGCGGTTGCTTCTTTGGATGTCCAAACTCAGATGGCCCAAATCTACAACAAACTCGACAAGAAGGCCCGTAAGCATCTATTCCATGACATTGAAACCAGTGTAAATTTCATTAGAACTCTCGAAGGTCCTTTGGATGTTTTTGTCTGTGGTTCTTTGCATTTGGTTGGAGGCTTCCTAGTTGTTCTTGATGGTAAACAAAAGAGTTGA